In a single window of the Thunnus thynnus chromosome 9, fThuThy2.1, whole genome shotgun sequence genome:
- the LOC137189003 gene encoding LON peptidase N-terminal domain and RING finger protein 3-like yields the protein MGTESESMLQLAAEAFQSKNFDLAADIYECQLAGLGDPGSRQELMVKRADALAFGGKFTDAFDLYRQASEIDRLRPTHLANLIEYLTGSIKRQDGGESQHSIPRKGEEAGAAAGCPGTGATGCGYGDFSCRICLSSLFEPVTLPCGHCFCKKCLERERKEKERSVVCKECGDTSRVADGQSYRVNVVLSNLLAKWFPALHQAGRLRREGNGLYAEKKMQAALEKYNQAILIAPTDHILFSNRSQIHSSLKHYEKALRDAEMACRLMPLWSKGHVRKAQALVSLGRTEEALREYLVCLSIEPDCRLAKTEAHKLLSDLLAPVTDQVPEHISDYSNILSSRAHIKNSIIAPSQTLSPAQWSSESSLASAPPAPERPDSSEVKGQGRLEARKLDHCFLLKRKQRSTEDETDEGGLERRGDHKRFKSEPAEGTDSLGCVAGGLLDPTDLECSLCMRLFYEPVTMPCGHTFCLRCLERCLDHNPKCPLCKEELSEYLVQRQYCKTVLMENLISKYLPSELMERQKIHQDEMAEFSNLNKNVPIFVCTMAFPTVPCPLHIFEPCYRLMIRRCMETGTNCFGMCLGDNLKGFADYGCLLEIRDVKFFSDGRSVVDTIGRRRFKVIQHSERDGYNTADIEYLEDIKVEGVAERELQSLHDAVYDQALVWVNSLKAEQKERIEGHFGPMPEKDSVLQASPNGPSWCWWLLAVLPLEGRAQLPFLAITSLKDRLSGIRKVLLFMAHSRHR from the exons ATGGggacagagagtgagagcaTGCTGCAGCTCGCAGCGGAGGCTTTCCAGTCGAAAAACTTTGACCTGGCTGCGGATATCTACGAGTGCCAGCTAGCGGGTCTCGGAGATCCAGGGAGCCGGCAGGAGCTGATGGTGAAACGGGCTGACGCGCTCGCCTTCGGGGGCAAATTCACGGACGCTTTCGACCTGTACCGGCAAGCCTCGGAGATAGACAGACTGCGACCTACTCACCTGGCCAACCTCATAGAGTACCTGACGGGTAGTATCAAGAGGCAAGACGGGGGGGAGAGTCAACACAGCATCCCCAGAAAGGGTGAGGAGGCAGGGGCGGCAGCGGGATGCCCCGGTACGGGTGCCACAGGTTGCGGCTACGGAGATTTCTCGTGCCGGATCTGTCTGAGCTCCCTGTTCGAGCCTGTGACTTTGCCGTGCGGACACTGCTTCTGTAAGAAGTGtctggagagggagaggaaggagaaggagcGGTCGGTGGTGTGTAAGGAGTGCGGGGACACATCCAGGGTGGCTGACGGCCAGAGTTACAGGGTCAATGTGGTCCTCAGCAACCTGCTGGCCAAGTGGTTCCCGGCCCTACACCAGGCCGGCCGGCTGAGGCGAGAGGGCAACGGGCTTTACGCAGAGAAGAAGATGCAAGCTGCGCTGGAGAAATACAACCAAGCCATACTGATAG CACCCACGGACCACATACTGTTCAGCAACCGCTCCCAGATCCACTCTAGTCTGAAACACTATGAAAAGGCTCTGAGAGACGCTGAGATGGCCTGCAGACTCATGCCTCTCTGGTCGAAG GGTCATGTTCGAAAGGCTCAGGCTCTGGTGTCACTGGGCAGGACTGAGGAGGCACTGAGAGAGTACCTGGTGTGTCTGTCCATAGAGCCTGACTGTAGACTGGCTAAGACTGAGGCTCATAAG CTCCTTAGTGATCTCCTGGCCCCAGTCACAGATCAGGTCCCTGAACACATCTCAGACTACTCCAACATACTGTCTTCTAGAGCACACATCAAAAACAGCATCATCGCTCCCTCCCAG ACCCTCAGTCCTGCCCAGTGGTCATCAGAGTCCAGTCTTGCGTCTGCCCCTCCTGCGCCTGAGAGGCCAGACAGcagtgaggtcaaaggtcagggacGCCTAGAAGCCAGGAAGCTGGACCACTGTTTCCTCCTCAAACGAAAACAAAGGAGCACAGAGGACGAGACGGACGAGGGAGGACTGGAGAGGAGGGGCGATCACAAGAGATTCAAGTCTG AGCCAGCAGAGGGGACTGATTCATTGGGGTGTGTCGCTGGTGGCCTCTTGGACCCGACTGATCTGGAATGTTCTCTTTGTATGAG ACTGTTCTATGAGCCAGTGACGATGCCGTGCGGACACACTTTCTGTCTGCGGTGTCTGGAGAGATGTCTGGACCACAACCCAAAGTGTCCACTCTGTAAAGAAGAGCTGTCTGAG TACCTAGTCCAGAGGCAGTACTGCAAGACAGTATTAATGGAGAACCTGATATCTAAGTATCTTCCCTCCGAGCTcatggaaagacagaaaatccaCCAGGACGAGATGGCTGAGTTTTCCAA tCTTAACAAGAATGTGCCTATATTCGTGTGCACCATGGCCTTCCCCACTGTGCCGTGTCCTCTCCATATCTTCGAGCCCTGCTACAGACTGATGATTCGCCGGTGCATGGAGACAGGAACCAACTGCTTCGGCATGTGTCTGGGAGACAACCTCAAAGG GTTTGCAGACTATGGGTGCTTGTTGGAGATTCGCGATGTGAAGTTCTTCTCTGACGGCCGCTCAGTCGTGGACACCATTGGCAGACGGAGGTTTAAAGTCATTCAGCACAGCGAGAGGGATGGATACAATACAGCTGATATAGAGTACCTGGAGGACATTAAG gtggaGGGCGTGGCGGAGCGTGAGCTGCAGTCCCTGCATGATGCAGTGTATGACCAAGCCCTGGTATGGGTCAACTCCCTGAAGGCAGAGCAGAAGGAACGTATTGAAGGACACTTTGGACCCATGCCTGAGAAAGACTCTGTActtcag GCCAGTCCTAACGGCCCGTCATGGTGTTGGTGGTTACTAGCCGTTCTTCCATTAGAGGGCCGAGCTCAGCTACCATTCCTGGCCATCACCTCTCTGAAAGATCGCCTCAGTGGGATCCGCAAAGTGCTGCTCTTCATGGCCCACAGCCGACACCGGTGA
- the commd5 gene encoding COMM domain-containing protein 5 yields MSSSHAKDSSFLGSRIPPEVESMSKNLKDVDQEMFRKILKAVVSALEGKDCREVMKSIAESSVIPQERLSHIVAGMYRVLSEAIRIPMSSLKQEAFKEDLRELRIPEDFITDFSSVVFGNRRAVLDAATSQNDPHLPTIDDLKWRVDVAISTSSLARALQPSVLMQMKLSDGSFHRFEVPVSKFQELRYNVALILKEMNDLEKRSILKIQD; encoded by the exons ATGTCTTCGAGCCACGCAAAAGACTCCAGCTTTTTGGGAAGCAGGATACCACCAGAAGTCGAATCGATGTCGAAAAACCTCAAGGATGTGGACCAAGAGATGTTCAGGAAAATACTGAAAG CTGTAGTCAGCGCCCTGGAGGGGAAGGACTGCAGAGAGGTGATGAAGTCAATAGCAGAGAGCAGTGTCATCCCTCAGGAGAGGCTCAGTCACATCGTAGCTGGGATGTACAGAGTGCTGTCTGAGGCCATCCGCATCCCCATGTCATCACTTAAACAGGAG gCCTTCAAAGAAGATCTTAGAGAACTGAG gATACCAGAAGACTTTATCACAGATTTCTCCAGTGTGGTTTTTGGAAATCG TCGTGCAGTTCTAGACGCAGCGACATCCCAGAATGATCCCCACCTGCCCACGATAGACGATCTGAAATGGAGAGTGGATGTTGCCATTTCTACAAG CTCTTTAGCCAGGGCCCTGCAGCCTTCTGTGCTGATGCAGATGAAACTATCAGATGGAAGTTTTCACCGGTTTGAG GTGCCCGTGTCCAAATTCCAGGAGCTGCGCTACAACGTGGCTCTGATCCTAAAAGAGATGAACGATCTGGAGAAGAGGAGCATTCTCAAGATCCAAGACTGA